Proteins encoded in a region of the Sander lucioperca isolate FBNREF2018 chromosome 4, SLUC_FBN_1.2, whole genome shotgun sequence genome:
- the LOC116042733 gene encoding CMRF35-like molecule 1 isoform X1, whose product MLSLKNLLFILCSILSCVRSAAELIHVSGYEGREVKVSCPYGEGYESYEKYLCKNDCGSDDVLITTTEAKKNRYSIHDDKQKRVFAATISDLSHTDAGKYWCGVTRTGKDIYTEVMLEVEQDSCCDHSAKVQRYEESSVSFSCPYESEYQNSLKYICRGNQPSVCLQHALISSDNKQKGQFTLTDDMASRKFTVTITSLTQNNSGSYLCGVHGNTGLDVFSAFELEVKDFQQTSTVMSTINVVPTFTMVEPVRSQATPIPGKEIKDAALFYSVGFIVPAVLLILTSALVTVYKYKCYKVRGAGGNMNRNKTKTAETEEVIGVADIYEIEDVACSKQRTTKPQSSCQHHDAEQDSVYQNFSNTDDIYCNQI is encoded by the exons ATGTTGAGCCTTAAAAACCTGCTGTTCATCCTCTGCA GTATCCTAAGCTGTGTGAGGAGTGCAGCAGAGTTAATCCATGTGTCTGGGTATGAAGGGAGAGAAGTTAAAGTTTCTTGTCCCTATGGAGAGGGTTATGAGTCTTATGAGAAGTACCTGTGCAAGAATGACTGTGGGAGTGATGATGTTCTTATTACGACAACAGAAGCAAAGAAGAACAGATACTCCATCCATGATGACAAACAGAAACGGGTCTTTGCAGCGACCATCTCTGATTTGAGTCATACGGATGCTGGGAAATACTGGTGTGGGGTTACCAGAACTGGAAAGGATATCTACACTGAAGTCATGCTGGAAGTAGAACAag ACAGCTGTTGTGATCATTCCGCCAAAGTCCAACGTTATGAGGAGAGTTCAGTGTCCTTCAGTTGTCCGTATGAGTCTGAGTACCAGAACAGCCTGAAGTACATCTGCAGAGGGAACCAGCCCTCCGTGTGTCTGCAGCACGCACTAATCTCCTCTGACAACAAACAAAAGGGACAGTTCACACTTACAGATGACATGGCATCAAGGAAGTTCACAGTGACCATTACCAGTTTGACCCAAAATAATTCTGGGTCGTACCTTTGTGGTGTCCATGGAAACACTGGCCTGGATGTTTTCTCTGCTTTTGAACTAGAAGTCAAAG ACTTTCAGCAGACCAGTACTGTGATGTCTACTATCAATGTGGTTCCTACCTTCACTATGGTGGAACCTGTCAGATCACAAGCAACACCTATCCCTGGAAAAGAGatcaaag atgCAGCACTCTTTTACTCTGTGGGTTTCATTGTGCCCGCTGTGCTGCTCATACTGACATCTGCCCTGGTCACAGTTTATAAATACAAATGTTACAAAGTGCGAG GAGCTGGAGGCAACATGAACAGAAACAAAACCAAGACAGCAGAAACAGAGGAAGTGATAGGTGTAGCAGAT ATTTATGAAATCGAAGACGTAGCATGCTCAAAACAGCGGACCACCAAACCACAGAGCAGCTGTCAACACCATGATGCCGAACAAGATTCTGTGTACCAAAACTTCTCCAATACAGATGATATCTACTGTAATCAAATTTAA
- the LOC116042733 gene encoding polymeric immunoglobulin receptor-like isoform X2, whose protein sequence is MLSLKNLLFILCSILSCVRSAAELIHVSGYEGREVKVSCPYGEGYESYEKYLCKNDCGSDDVLITTTEAKKNRYSIHDDKQKRVFAATISDLSHTDAGKYWCGVTRTGKDIYTEVMLEVEQDSCCDHSAKVQRYEESSVSFSCPYESEYQNSLKYICRGNQPSVCLQHALISSDNKQKGQFTLTDDMASRKFTVTITSLTQNNSGSYLCGVHGNTGLDVFSAFELEVKDFQQTSTVMSTINVVPTFTMVEPVRSQATPIPGKEIKGAGGNMNRNKTKTAETEEVIGVADIYEIEDVACSKQRTTKPQSSCQHHDAEQDSVYQNFSNTDDIYCNQI, encoded by the exons ATGTTGAGCCTTAAAAACCTGCTGTTCATCCTCTGCA GTATCCTAAGCTGTGTGAGGAGTGCAGCAGAGTTAATCCATGTGTCTGGGTATGAAGGGAGAGAAGTTAAAGTTTCTTGTCCCTATGGAGAGGGTTATGAGTCTTATGAGAAGTACCTGTGCAAGAATGACTGTGGGAGTGATGATGTTCTTATTACGACAACAGAAGCAAAGAAGAACAGATACTCCATCCATGATGACAAACAGAAACGGGTCTTTGCAGCGACCATCTCTGATTTGAGTCATACGGATGCTGGGAAATACTGGTGTGGGGTTACCAGAACTGGAAAGGATATCTACACTGAAGTCATGCTGGAAGTAGAACAag ACAGCTGTTGTGATCATTCCGCCAAAGTCCAACGTTATGAGGAGAGTTCAGTGTCCTTCAGTTGTCCGTATGAGTCTGAGTACCAGAACAGCCTGAAGTACATCTGCAGAGGGAACCAGCCCTCCGTGTGTCTGCAGCACGCACTAATCTCCTCTGACAACAAACAAAAGGGACAGTTCACACTTACAGATGACATGGCATCAAGGAAGTTCACAGTGACCATTACCAGTTTGACCCAAAATAATTCTGGGTCGTACCTTTGTGGTGTCCATGGAAACACTGGCCTGGATGTTTTCTCTGCTTTTGAACTAGAAGTCAAAG ACTTTCAGCAGACCAGTACTGTGATGTCTACTATCAATGTGGTTCCTACCTTCACTATGGTGGAACCTGTCAGATCACAAGCAACACCTATCCCTGGAAAAGAGatcaaag GAGCTGGAGGCAACATGAACAGAAACAAAACCAAGACAGCAGAAACAGAGGAAGTGATAGGTGTAGCAGAT ATTTATGAAATCGAAGACGTAGCATGCTCAAAACAGCGGACCACCAAACCACAGAGCAGCTGTCAACACCATGATGCCGAACAAGATTCTGTGTACCAAAACTTCTCCAATACAGATGATATCTACTGTAATCAAATTTAA
- the tekt4 gene encoding tektin-4 produces MSSEVLVSRPHYDSRAVAQGVPVRDPHVEPDVPQPSSGSATAGYRSAKYYPAEWFSNYRTVLQQAGTHHHEAQSIQRESKTLHQDTEAATLKTQAVGTRLLGERLQETHYWKSELKRHVDKLLADTESLLALKTRLEKALDATETPFAIATDNLNCRARRPGADLVRDTVEEELVKEVDLIRSIQALLKRTRAQVVTQIKMNREAKQTLELDWSDKYQAYNFDDHSGRYSNMSPDTQHHPSSANLQDQVCNSTVWTKFTQDNLSKALQEEQATNSLRVLVERVLQDTTDDLRVQCSSVDRAFSQRCAELIEAKTQLEMKLAQVLEQIGAQERNIVALQQAIHNKEAPLRVAQSRLYLRSLRPNMELCRDVPQFSLEGEVRQIDATLASLHQQLSEARGSLSHLEDSRITIEKDINCKTHSLFIERDKCMTHRKRYPAVSTLSGY; encoded by the exons atgaGCTCTGAGGTTTTAGTGTCAAGACCCCACTATGACAGCAGAGCAGTGGCTCAGGGAGTCCCGGTGAGAGACCCTCATGTAGAGCCGGATGTCCCGCAGCCGTCCTCGGGTTCAGCCACAGCGGGGTACAGGTCCGCTAAATACTATCCGGCTGAATGGTTCTCAAACTACCGCACCGTGCTTCAGCAGGCCGGTACCCACCACCACGAAGCCCAGAGCATCCAGCGAGAGTCCAAAACTCTGCACCAGGACACCGAGGCTGCCACTTTGAAGACCCAGGCCGTGGGAACACGTCTTCTGGGAGAGAGACTACAAGAGACCCACTACTGGAAGTCTGAGCTGAAGCGGCACGTCGACAAGCTGCTGGCCGACACAGAGTCACTGCTGGCGCTGAAAACGAGGCTGGAGAAGGCGCTGGACGCCACCGAGACTCCGTTTGCCATCGCCACCGATAATCTCAACTGCAGGGCCAGGAGACCTGGAGCAGACCTAGTCCGAGACACTGTGGAGGAGGAGCTGGTGAAG GAAGTGGACTTGATCAGGAGCATCCAGGCTCTTCTGAAGAGAACTAGAGCTCAGGTTGTCACTCAGATCAA gatgAACAGAGAGGCCAAGCAGACGTTGGAGTTAGACTGGTCTGATAAGTACCAGGCCTACAACTTTGATGACCACAGTGGAagatacagtaacatgagcccAGATACGCAGCACCACCCAAGCTCAGCCAACCTGCAGGACCA GGTGTGTAACAGCACAGTGTGGACAAAGTTTACACAGGACAACCTGTCCAAGGCCTTGCAGGAAGAACAGGCCACCAACAGTCTCAG agtgctGGTGGAGAGAGTGCTGCAGGACACCACTGATGATCTGAGAGTCCAGTGCTCCAGTGTGGACAGAGCCTTCAGCCAGCGCTGTGCAGAGCTGATAGAGGCCAAAACCCAGCTGGAGATGAAGCTCGCACAG GTCTTGGAGCAGATTGGGGCCCAGGAGAGGAACATTGTGGCTCTGCAGCAGGCCATCCACAACAAAGAGGCTCCACTGAGAGTAGCTCAGTCCAGACTTTACCTCCGCTCCCTCAGACCCAACATGGAGCTCTGCAGAGATGTGCCCCAAttcag TTTGGAAGGGGAGGTGAGGCAGATTGATGCCACTCTGGCATCTCTGCACCAGCAGCTGAGTGAGGCCAGAGGCTCCCTGTCCCACCTGGAAGACTCACGCATTACAATTGAGAAGGACATTAACTGTAAAACCCACTCACTGTTCATCGAGAGAGACAAGTGCATGACTCACCGAAAACGGTACCCAGCGGTCTCCACACTGTCAGGATACTGA
- the LOC116042730 gene encoding lysyl oxidase homolog 4-like → MKWQIQGSDRKSKREGEEENREQDQTHILLFLQCSFPSFSLRLQAEINRMLCLGSLSTLLLLLLLYPPPVSAQEVRVRLAGVGRRNANEGRVEVFYNGAWGTVCDDEVDLNMANVVCRQLGFQRGLTWAHSAKFGEGQGLIWLDNVRCTGTELSIANCRSNGWGINDCTHAEDLGVICSPERRPGSPTVSVEEAPSSSRHQPNQPVQINPPPLPQSVPPPAHISSSSARGHEIALHRNPTSSRRSIISPQENGHEIRILQRNRGGSRASPQVSSALPQGHQLLSRLANGAAYRQRQDTARSDPQAVRQEAEGQTNRQSQHQSERRSDRHQQLSGNHVEPYVELETDVHYTQGSDRVHIEEARLRPVLSSNHGGLVTEGVLEVKHAGRWRHVCNQGWDLSSSRVVCGMLGFPATEVFDQNAYRKLWDSKLADPSSRLRTQISKKAYWVEKVQCQGKEVSLSQCQAQLSLPRSDVPCRDGMHAVVRCVPGSQFTRYGRAPAPPAVTPVVRLKAGPRLGEGRVEVLREGKWGTVCDHLWDMAAASVVCRELGFGTAKEALTKAHLGQGTGPIHMNSVQCTGRENSITECAYRQVPLYSCKHNQDVAVRCNVPNTGMQATVRLAGGREPSEGRVEVLMEVGGVKRWGSICSENWGINEAMVVCRQLGLGFASSAHQETWYWPGSSDAGEVVLSGTHCIGTEMSIQQCRRNTHVYCPRGGAGRAAGVTCVETAPDLVLDAQLVQETAYLEDRPLHLLSCANEENCLSSSAARMNWPYGHRRLLRFSSRIMNMGRADFRPRASRESWTWHQCHRHYHSIEVFTHYDLLTLNGTKVAEGHKASFCLEDTYCPEGIHKRYACYNMGQQGISVGCWDTYRHDIDCQWIDITDIRPGEYVFQVEVNPSLDMAESDFQNNVMRCRCKYDGERVYMFGCHAGDAYSAEVEDLFDHQRQISNNFL, encoded by the exons ATGAAGTGGCAGATCCAAGGGAGTGACAGAAAAAgtaagagggagggagaagaggagaaTAGAGAGCAGGACCAAACTCACATCCTTCTTTTCCTCCAGTGCTCTTTCCCTTCTTTCTCCTTGCGACTCCAGGCTGAGATCAACAG GATGCTGTGCCTGGGCTCCCTGTCCACACTCCTCCTCCTGCTTCTCCTCTACCCCCCTCCGGTGTCTGCTCAGGAGGTGCGTGTACGTCTGGCAGGCGTAGGCCGTCGCAATGCCAACGAGGGACGTGTAGAGGTGTTCTACAATGGCGCATGGGGTACAGTGTGTGATGACGAGGTGGATCTTAATATGGCCAATGTGGTGTGCCGTCAGCTGGGCTTCCAACGCGGCTTGACCTGGGCACACAGCGCCAAGTTTGGCGAGGGTCAAG GTTTGATCTGGTTGGACAATGTGCGCTGTACGGGCACGGAGCTCTCCATTGCTAACTGTCGCTCCAATGGTTGGGGAATCAATGACTGCACCCACGCTGAGGACCTGGGGGTCATTTGCAGCCCAGAAAGAAGACCTGGCTCACCCACTGTCTCCGTGGAGGAGGCTCCTTCATCCTCCAGGCACCAGCCAAACCAGCCAGTACAGATAAACCCACCACCGCTGCCACAGTCTGTGCCACCCCCAGCCCACATCTCCTCATCTTCTGCAAGAGGCCATGAGATCGCCCTCCATCGCAACCCAACTTCTTCCCGTCGCAGCATCATCTCCCCGCAAGAAAATGGCCATGAGATCCGGATCTTGCAACGGAATCGAGGTGGTTCCAGAGCAAGCCCGCAGGTCAGCTCAGCTCTGCCACAAGGGCACCAGCTACTTTCACGTCTAGCAAACGGCGCAGCCTACAGGCAGAGACAGGACACAGCGAGGAGCGATCCACAAGCCGTGAGACAAGAGGCAGAGGGACAGACGAACAGGCAGTCCCAACACCAGTCTGAGCGGAGGAGTGACAGGCATCAGCAGCTCAGTGGGAACCATGTCGAACCATATGTGGAACTGGAGACTGATGTGCACTACACACag GGATCTGATAGGGTTCACATAGAGGAGGCTCGACTACGGCCTGTGCTGTCCAGCAACCATGGCGGTCTGGTGACGGAGGGAGTGCTGGAAGTGAAGCATGCTGGCAGGTGGCGTCATGTGTGTAACCAGGGCTGGGACCTCAGCAGCAGCCGTGTCGTCTGTGGCATGTTAGGATTCCCTGCTACAGAAGTGTTTGACCAAAACGCCTACAG gaAATTGTGGGACTCCAAGTTAGCTGATCCCTCCTCCAG GCTGAGGACGCAGATCAGTAAGAAGGCCTACTGGGTGGAGAAGGTGCAGTGTCAGGGCAAGGAGGTCTCTCTGTCACAGTGCCAGGCCCAGCTGTCCCTCCCCAGGAGTGATGTCCCGTGCCGCGATGGCATGCACGCTGTGGTCCGCTGTGTCCCTGGGTCCCAGTTCACACGTTATGGCAGAGCACCTGCACCGCCCGCCGTGACG CCCGTTGTGCGTCTCAAGGCGGGGCCCCGGCTCGGGGAGGGCCGTGTTGAGGTGCTGAGGGAGGGGAAGTGGGGCACCGTGTGTGACCACCTGTGGGACATGGCTGCAGCCAGCGTGGTCTGCAGAGAGCTGGGCTTTGGGACGGCCAAAGAGGCACTCACCAAAGCTCACCTGGGACAGG GTACCGGCCCCATCCACATGAACAGCGTGCAGTGTACAGGCAGGGAGAACTCGATTACAGAGTGTGCCTACAGACAGGTGCCGCTTTACAGCTGCAAACACAACCAGGATGTAGCAGTCCGCTGCAACGTTCCCAACACTGGCATGCAGGCCACG GTGCGTCTGGCAGGAGGCAGAGAACCATCAGAGGGCCGTGTGGAGGTGCTGATGGAGGTCGGAGGGGTGAAGCGTTGGGGCTCCATCTGCAGTGAGAACTGGGGCATCAACGAGGCCATGGTGGTCTGTCGACAGCTGGGTTTGGGCTTTGCTTCAAGTGCTCATCAG GAGACCTGGTACTGGCCTGGTTCTTCAGATGCTGGTGAGGTGGTTTTGAGTGGAACGCACTGCATCGGCACTGAGATGTCTATCCAGCAGTgtcgcagaaacacacacgtgtactgtcccagaggaggaGCTGGCAGAGCTGCAGGAGTCACATGTGTAGAAA CCGCTCCTGACCTTGTCCTGGATGCTCAGCTCGTCCAGGAGACGGCCTACCTGGAGGACCGACCCCTCCACCTGCTGTCCTGCGCTAATGAGGAGAACTGCCTGTCTTCCTCTGCCGCCAGGATGAACTGGCCCTACGGACACCGCCGCCTGCTGCGCTTCTCCTCCCGTATCATGAACATGGGCCGCGCCGACTTCCGACCCCGAGCCTCCAGAGAAAGTTGGACATGGCACCAGTGTCATAG GCACTACCACAGCATTGAGGTGTTCACCCACTATGACCTGCTGACGCTCAATGGGACCAAGGTGGCGGAGGGTCACAAGGCCAGCTTCTGTCTGGAGGACACCTACTGCCCTGAAG GTATCCATAAGCGGTATGCTTGCTATAACATGGGACAGCAGGGTATTTCAGTTGGCTGCTGGGACACCTACCGCCACGATATTGACTGCCAGTGGATCGACATTACAGACATACGACCTGGCGAATACGTCTTCCAG GTGGAGGTCAACCCTTCCTTAGACATGGCCGAGTCTGATTTCCAAAACAACGTGATGCGCTGTCGGTGCAAGTATGATGGAGAACGAGTTTACATGTTTGGATGCCATGCAG GTGATGCTTACAGTGCCGAGGTGGAGGACTTGTTTGACCACCAACGTCAGATCTCCAACAACTTCCTGTGA